From a single Cryptococcus neoformans var. neoformans B-3501A chromosome 3, whole genome shotgun sequence genomic region:
- a CDS encoding hypothetical protein (HMMPfam hit to Pyr_redox, Pyridine nucleotide-disulphide oxidoreductase, score: 24.2, E(): 8.2e-08): MSSQPSNIVIIGASVAGHNLTNALYPTLPSTHRILLIDALDYGFFPIACLRAAVVPGWEDKVTVPLTTKTVFPSGTAHQVIALNKVIELRENSVVLEKPFEGSTEVPFFRCVIATGASQPSPMRPPPGATSQKQFIDNLRHIQSDISRAKKVVIIGGGTVGIEFAGEVRDAHSDTEVTIIHSKPSLLSPIPSAGPESSSNLSWSSPPTNPKLSKSLEQVLKNLNVNLILDDSVYIPVGDNASVAGEWDGSFGLQDEVKKLKLRSGKEVQGDYIFVSVGNNPNIGLVASVDPAAITSGLIAVDDYLKVASDNRASLLTKNSNYYAVGDASAVTGLKTAWLARVAATHVAKNIINEVKGKELLKYSPGSFNALFVPIGPTHGAGSITFPFLGTWIVGGGVVKAAKGKDLLIGQVWQPLWQGSDKVDLKV; the protein is encoded by the exons ATGTCTTCGCAACCATCCAACATTGTCATCATCGGAG CCTCTGTGGCTGGGCATAACCTCACCAATGCCCTTTATCCTACACTGCCGTCTACCCATCGTATCTTGCTTATTGACGCACTCGATTACGGTTTCTTCCCCATCGCATGTCTCCGTGCTGCCGTCGTTCCTG GCTGGGAAGATAAGGTCACGGTACCGCTTACCACCAAGACCGTTTTCCCTTCTGGTACTGCCCATCAGGTCATCGCCCTTAACAAAGTCATTGAGCTGCGCGAGAACTCTGTGGTCTTAGAGAAGCCTTTCGAAGGCTCCACAGAAGTCCCATTCTTC CGCTGTGTCATTGCTACTGGAGCCTCTCAGCCCTCCCCAATGAGACCACCCCCAGGCGCCACCAGCCAGAAACAGTTCATTGATAATCTCCGACATATTCAAAGCGACATATCCAGGGCTAAGAAAGTCGTGATCATCGGAGGTGGTACAGTCGGCATTGAATTCGCGGGA GAAGTTCGAGACGCCCATTCTGATACCGAAGTTACGATCATCCATTCCAAACCTTCCCTTTTATCTCCGATCCCATCTGCAGGCCCTgaatcctcttccaattTGAGTTGgtcctctcctcccaccaATCCCAAACTCTCTAAGAGTCTAGAGCAGGTTCTTAAAAACCTCAACGTCAACCTGATCCTTGATGATAGTGTCTATATCCCAGTGGGAGATAATGCATCAGTCGCGGGCGAATGGGATGGGTCATTCGGCCTCCAGGATGAAgtgaagaagctcaagTTGCGAAGTGGAAAGGAGGTGCAAGGTGATTATATCTTTGTGAGCGTTGGCAATAATCCAAACATTGGGCTGGTGGCGAGCGTGGACCCGGCCGCAATAACTAGCGGATTGATAGCAGTTGACGATTATCTGAAG GTTGCATCCGACAACCGagcctctcttctcacGAAGAATAGTAACTACTATGCTGTCGGCGATGCTTCCGCTGTTACAGGGTTGAAAACGGCATGGCTTGCCCGTGTCGCCGCGACGCATGTTGCTAAGAA CATTATCAATGAGgtcaaaggcaaagagcTTTTGAAGTACTCACCTGGAAGTTTCAATGCCTTG TTTGTCCCTATAGGTCCAACACATGGCGCCGGCTCCATCACATTCCCTTTCTTGG GTACCTGGATTGTTGGTGGGGGCGTGGTTAAGGCAGCCAAGGGGAAGGATTTACTCATCGGCCAGGTCTGGCAGCCTCTCTGGCAAGGGAGTGATAAGGTTGACTTGAAGGTATGA
- a CDS encoding hypothetical protein (HMMPfam hit to Ribosomal_S17, Ribosomal protein S17, score: 38.3, E(): 2.1e-08) encodes MPYQPNHVFKGIVTKVGAMRKTATVTVERIFEHPKILKEMKRHKKFLVHDEGELARLGDKVSIIHGARTSRHKSFRLQSILSRNTQKFPDDPIPAEIPLPSIKPSKQKKLLEKAALRSSGQVDASGGSGKVIDALKEAELAKGQAAKAAEVAGRNVV; translated from the exons ATGCCTTACCAACCCAATCACGTCTTCAAGGGCATCGTCACAAAAGTCGGAGCCATGAGAAAGACTGCTACTGTCACT GTTGAACGGATATTTGAACACCCCAAGATcttgaaggaaatgaaaagACATAAAAAGTTCCTTGTCCACGATGAAGGAGAGC TTGCCAGATTAGGCGACAAAgtctccatcatccacggCGCCCGTACTTCTAGACATAAATCCTTCCGACTTCAATCAATTCTTTCTCGTAACACTCAGAAGTTCCCCGACGATCCTATACCTGCCGAGATTCCTTTACCCTCCATCAAGCCTAgcaagcagaagaagttgtTGGAAAAGGCCGCCTTACGATCGAGCGGGCAAGTGGATGCTTCGGGCGGGTCAGGAAAGGTCATTGATGCATTGAAAGAGGCGGAATTAGCAAAAGGACAGGCAGCTAAGGCCGCCGAGGTTGCCGGGAGAAATGTGGTGTAG
- a CDS encoding hypothetical protein (HMMPfam hit to RNase_P_Rpp14, Rpp14 family, score: 68.6, E(): 1.7e-17), whose amino-acid sequence MVRFKNRYLLVEFLLPTSLSSTLDAHYDSMDPIIPKEQALEDNDSEDEEDEEEFSPIPSLPFMVPSILPDSQLGEEGGQGIYRAIRSTVISVFGDEGWGRIASSFRVIYHSPLTTLTFLRVARPHYRLLWSALTFITSLENTPAIPRVIAISGTIKKLQNRGIAYHRAMVGALISAGVDKSKTGISGVGGGKLQKEAEQERQEMERMQET is encoded by the exons ATGGTCCGCTTCAAGAACCGCTATCTCCTAGTCGAGTTCCTCCTCCCtacttccctttcttcaacACTCGACGCCCATTACGACTCTATGGATCCTATAATACCAAAGGAACAAGCTCTGGAAGACAATGATTctgaggacgaagaagatgaagaggaatttTCTCCGATACCCTCACTGCCTTTTATGGTCCCTTCTATACTGCCCGATAGCCAACtaggagaagaaggaggacaaggGATATACAGGGCTATAAGATCCACTGTGATCAGTGTctttggagatgagggcTGGGGAAGAATTGCTAGTTCATTTCGAG TGATATATCATTCTCCCCTGACAACCCTTACATTTCTCCGTGTCGCCCGTCCACACTATCGTCTCTTATGGTCTGCATTGACGTTCATAACTTCCCTGGAGAATACACCCGCTATCCCACGAGTCATTGCAATCTCGGGTACTATCAAGAAACTTCAGAATCGGGGGATAGCATATCATCGTGCGATGGTCGGAGCGTTGATCAGTGCTGGTGTGGATAAGAGCAAGACAGGGATCTCTGGAGTTGGAGGCGGAAAGTTGCAGAAGGAAGCGGAGcaagaaagacaagaaatggaaaggatgCAAGAGACATAG